A stretch of the Drosophila sulfurigaster albostrigata strain 15112-1811.04 chromosome 2L, ASM2355843v2, whole genome shotgun sequence genome encodes the following:
- the LOC133836961 gene encoding facilitated trehalose transporter Tret1-like: protein MSKLLQSSLLSPRTRYQLLATIIVNISTFSHGVGIGWLSPTLAKIQSSDSPLSFQLTIDEISWLGSMLGLGGLCGNFTIGFLLERMGRKFCIYLLAVPYACLWILIYCASNVGFLYAARFLCGFTGGAGYLVVPIYISEVANSDIRGALTSMVMLSANLGILVGYILSTYLAYHVVPFLAIILPIAHFTANLLLPETAPYLLKQSRLLAAEASFKYYQNQRDDLEYNSKAEFEELRLAVDAQQASNTTALTYKDLITKPALKAFAGAFILLSGYEFGGIFSFVNYMSDIFKATGVLLDVNTWTIIIGVVQIVGVYTSTIFVDIIGRRILMLISTLGVGLGCIAFGFFTYYAQIYDLQHLNWLPLVLMVAIIYVGNVGISGIFFVVLVELFPAKIRSVGTSISVVLLSILVFVTLKLFPLLLHHFGISATMWFSASASLLTFVYFLLFLPETKGKSMITD, encoded by the exons atgtcaaaGCTATTGCAGAGTTCTTTGCTGAGTCCCAGGACACGCTACCAACTACTGGCCACCATAATAG TGAACATTAGTACATTCAGTCATGGCGTGGGAATTGGCTGGCTGTCGCCTACGCTCGCCAAGATACAAAGTTCCGACTCTCCGTTAAGCTTTCAGTTGACCATCGATGAGATCTCCTGGCTGGGTTCTATGCTCGGCCTGGGCGGTCTTTGTGGCAATTTCACTATAGGTTTTCTGCTCGAACGCATGGGAAGAAAGTTCTGCATTTATTTACTAGCAGTTCCTTATGCT TGCTTGTGGATTCTGATTTATTGTGCCTCCAATGTGGGCTTCTTGTATGCGGCACGCTTTCTTTGCGGCTTTACCGGAGGTGCTGGCTATCTGGTAGTTCCCATCTATATCAGCGAGGTGGCCAACAGCGA TATACGTGGCGCTTTGACTTCCATGGTGATGCTATCTGCCAATTTGGGCATACTTGTTGGCTATATACTGAGCACTTATCTGGCTTATCATGTGGTGCCATTTTTGGCCATCATTCTGCCGATAGCGCATTTTACAGCGAATCTTTTACTGCCCGAAACGGCGCCATATCTCCTAAAGCAAAGTCGCCTCTTGGCCGCCGAAGCCTCTTTCAAATACTATCAAAATCAACGTGATGACTTGGAGTACAATTCCAAGGCGGAGTTTGAGGAGTTGCGCCTGGCCGTGGATGCCCAGCAGGCTAGTAATACCACAGCCTTGACCTACAAGGATCTGA TTACCAAACCCGCTCTCAAGGCCTTTGCTggtgcttttattttattatctgGTTATGAGTTCGGCGGCATCTTCAGCTTCGTCAACTATATGTCGGATATATTCAAGGCCACTGGCGTCTTGTTAGATGTCAATACATGGACTATTATTATAGGCGTGGTGCAGATTGTGGGCGTTTATACTTCGACCATATTTGTGGATATCATTGGACGTCGCATACTCATGTTGATCTCAACCCTGGGAGTGGGCCTCGGTTGCATTGCTTTTGGTTTCTTCACCTACTACGCGCAAATCTATGATTTGCAGCATCTCAACTGGCTGCCCTTGGTTCTGATGGTTGCCATCATATATGTGGGTAACGTGGGAATCAGTGGCATATTTTTCGTGGTGCTGGTCGAACTCTTTCCCGCCAAG ATACGTTCTGTGGGCACCTCGATATCCGTGGTCCTTCTCAGCATACTTGTGTTTGTTACCCTGAAGCTGTTTCCGCTGCTGCTCCATCATTTTGGCATTTCGGCAACCATGTGGTTCTCGGCCTCTGCCAGTCTGCTTACATTTGTgtactttttgttatttttaccCGAGACTAAGGGCAAGTCTATGATCACCGACTAA
- the LOC133836781 gene encoding facilitated trehalose transporter Tret1-2 homolog, whose translation MTKLLQSSLLNPKTRYQLLATVIVNIITFGHGVGVGWLSPTLTKIQSSDSPLSFQVTIDEISWLGSMLGLGSLCGNLTIAFLLERMGRKFCIYLLAVPYACLWILIYCASNVGFLYAARFLCGFTGGAGYLVVPIYISEVANSGIRGALTSMVMLSVNLGILVGYILSTYLAYHVVPFLAIILPIAYFTANLLLPETAPYLLKQSRPLAAEASFKYYQNQRGDLEDNSKTEFEELRLAVDAQQARNTTALTYRDLITKPALKAFAGACILSSGYQFSGIFSFINYMSDIFKASGALFDVNTCTIIIGVVQIVGVYTSTIFVDIIGRRILMLISTLGVGLGCIAFGFFTYYAQIYDLQHLNWLPLVLMIIIIYVGNVGLIGIFFVVLVELFPAKIRSVGTSISVVFLSMLVFVTLKLFPLLLHYFGISVSMWFSAAASLLTFVYFLLFLPETKGKSMITD comes from the exons ATGACAAAGCTATTGCAGAGCTCTTTGCTAAATCCCAAAACACGCTACCAATTGCTGGCCACCGTAATAG TGAACATTATTACCTTCGGTCATGGTGTGGGAGTTGGCTGGCTTTCGCCTACGCTCACCAAGATACAAAGCTCCGATTCGCCATTGAGCTTTCAAGTAACCATCGATGAGATCTCCTGGCTGGGTTCTATGCTCGGCCTGGGCAGTCTTTGTGGCAATTTAACTATAGCTTTTCTGCTCGAACGTATGGGCAGAAAGTTCTGCATTTATTTACTAGCAGTTCCTTATGCT tGTCTGTGGATTCTGATTTATTGTGCCTCCAATGTGGGCTTTCTGTATGCGGCACGCTTTCTTTGCGGCTTTACGGGAGGTGCTGGCTATCTGGTAGTTCCCATCTATATAAGCGAGGTCGCTAACAGCGG taTACGCGGCGCATTGACTTCCATGGTGATGCTATCTGTCAATTTGGGCATACTTGTTGGCTATATACTGAGCACTTATCTGGCTTATCATGTGGTGCCATTTTTGGCCATCATTCTGCCAATAGCGTATTTTACAGCGAATCTTTTACTGCCCGAAACGGCGCCATATCTCCTAAAGCAAAGTCGCCCCTTGGCCGCCGAAGCCTCTTTCAAATACTATCAAAATCAACGTGGTGACTTGGAGGACAATTCCAAGACGGAGTTTGAGGAGTTGCGCCTGGCCGTGGATGCCCAGCAGGCTAGGAATACCACAGCCCTGACCTACAGGGATTTGA tTACAAAGCCCGCTCTCAAGGCCTTTGCTGGTGCATGTATTCTATCCTCTGGTTATCAGTTCAGCGGCATCTTCAGCTTCATTAATTACATGTCGGATATATTCAAGGCCTCTGGCGCCTTGTTTGATGTTAATACTTGCACTATTATTATAGGCGTTGTGCAAATTGTGGGCGTTTATACTTCGACCATATTTGTGGACATCATTGGACGTCGCATACTCATGTTGATCTCAACCCTGGGGGTTGGCCTCGGTTGCATTGCGTTTGGTTTCTTCACCTACTATGCGCAAATCTATGATTTGCAACATCTCAACTGGCTGCCCTTGGTGCTGATGATAATCATCATCTATGTGGGTAACGTAGGACTTATTGGCATTTTTTTCGTGGTGCTGGTCGAGCTCTTTCCCGCCAAG atACGTTCGGTAGGCACCTCGATATCCGTGGTCTTTCTCAGCATGCTTGTGTTTGTCACCCTGAAGCTGTTTCCGCTACTGCTGCATTATTTCGGAATCTCGGTGTCCATGTGGTTCTCGGCCGCTGCCAGTCTGCTtacatttgtgtattttttgttatttttaccCGAGACTAAGGGCAAGTCTATGATCACCGACTAA